One segment of Pyricularia oryzae 70-15 chromosome 3, whole genome shotgun sequence DNA contains the following:
- a CDS encoding nitrate reductase yields the protein MGTIVGLPPIPTEAPPSYTTVKKLDIFPPSPPDTAKESRQHSRRSSISVGTGLVEDVDCAVVNDEASRPYPLPPPTRQNNVLPQDLKTPDSHVERDPRLIRLTGIHPFNTEAPLSDLFDEGFINSKDLHYVRNHGAVPRVEDADMMDWEFTVEGMVESPMKLTLRTLMKDFAQATYPVTLVCAGNRRKEQNVVRKTKGFSWGAAGLSTALWTGVPLGDLLARAMPKRGARYVYFEGADKLPNGYYGTSIKLNWVVDPNRGIMVAHRMNGEALHPDHGKPLRIVIPGQIGGRSVKWLKRIVVTSEPSDNWYHIYDNRVLPTMVTPEASADLPDTWKDERYAIYDLNTNSATCYPAHDEKVPITAGAGVYKFRGYAYAGGGKRVTRMEVTLDKGKSWRLAKMIYPEDDYRLASVDDTLYGGKVDLSWREASFCWCFWELDIPTTDLVAADDVMIRAMDDSMMVQPRDMYWSVLGMMNNPWYRVMIHKEGHDLRFEHPTQPALIPGGWMERVKKAGGDLSNGFWGERVAGDEEESAAVAEEPANEICMTNPSVNKTITLDELKAHDSESQPWFVVDGQVYDGIKFLEGHPGGAASIIGAAGQDCSEEFLTIHSENAKAMMPEYHIGSLDEKSRSLLAEPESTQPESTEPRPVFLQSRTWSKALLQEKISVSGDSKIFSFKLDHAEQAIGLPVGQHLMMRLRDPATREAIIRAYTPLSDCVVEKGLLRVLVKIYYKSAGMEGGKMTQALDHLPVGHWVDFKGPVGRFEYLGKGKCRVSGKERSVRRFIMICGGSGVTPIFQVFRAVMQDKEDQTRCLVLDGNRTEEDILCKDELDKLAVGNEDRCRLVYSLSKPSESWTGAKGRMDRALFEKELGVSGSNSQDMVLICGPESMEKSVKQILTQELGWKDDDLLFF from the exons ATGGGGACCATTGTTGGGCTACCCCCTATCCCCACAGAGGCACCTCCATCTTATACCACCGTCAAGAAACTGGATATATTTCCGCCTAGTCCGCCAGACACCGCCAAGGAGTCACGACAACACTCACGCCGCTCGAGTATAAGTGTTGGCACCGGATTAGTTGAAGATGTCGATTGCGCAGTGGTGAATGATGAGGCATCTCGGCCATACCCTTTGCCACCTCCAACAAGACAGAACAATGTTCTTCCCCAGGATCTCAAGACCCCAGACAGCCACGTTGAGAGGGACCCTCGTCTGATAAGGCTCACTGGTATACACCCCTTCAACACAGAAGCACCATTGAGCGATCTCTTTGACGAGGGTTTCATCAACTCGAAAGACCTGCACTATGTCCGAAACCACGGAGCGGTGCCACGCGTGGAGGATGCCGACATGATGGATTGGGAGTTCACCGTGGAAGGAATGGTCGAATCGCCAATGAAATTGACGCTTCGAACCCTGATGAAGGATTTCGCGCAGGCCACATACCCGGTCACCCTTGTTTGCGCAGGCAACCGTCGTAAGGAGCAAAACGTAGTGCGCAAGACCAAGGGCTTCTCATGGGGTGCCGCGGGTCTCTCCACGGCGTTGTGGACCGGCGTCCCTCTTGGTGATCTCCTAGCCAGGGCGATGCCCAAACGAGGCGCCCGGTACGTCTACTTTGAGGGCGCAGACAAGCTACCCAACGGTTACTACGGTACTTCGATCAAGCTCAACTGGGTCGTCGATCCTAACCGGGGCATCATGGTGGCTCACCGCATGAATGGCGAAGCGCTGCACCCTGATCACGGCAAACCCTTGAGGATCGTCATTCCCGGACAGATTGGTGGTAGGAGTGTCAAGTGGCTAAAGAGGATCGTCGTGACCTCTGAGCCGAGCGACAACTGGTACCACATCTACGACAACCGAGTCCTGCCGACTATGGTGACACCCGAGGCCAGTGCCGACCTGCCCGATACCTGGAAGGACGAACGCTACGCCATCTACGACCTCAACACCAACAGcgccacctgctaccccgcACACGACGAGAAGGTCCCGATAACCGCAGGCGCCGGTGTTTACAAATTCAGGGGCTACGCCTATGCCGGAGGTGGTAAGAGGGTGACAAGAATGGAAGTGACCCTCGACAAGGGCAAGAGTTGGAGGTTGGCCAAAATGATATATCCCGAGGACGACTACAGATTGGCATCGGTAGACGACACGCTGTACGGCGGCAAGGTTGATCTGAGCTGGCGCGAGGCTTCCTTCTGCTGGTGCTTTTGGGAGCTCGATATTCCCACGACAGACCTAGTCGCCGCGGATGATGTTATGATCAGGGCGATGGACGACTCCATGATGGTCCAGCCGCGCGACATGTACTGGAGTGTCCTGGGAATGATGAACAACCCATGGTATCGGGTGATGATCCACAAGGAGGGCCACGACCTGCGCTTCGAACACCCCACACAACCGGCATTGATTCCAGGCGGCTGGATGGAGCGTGTGAAGAAGGCGGGCGGCGACCTATCCAATGGCTTCTGGGGCGAGAGAGTGGCGGGCGACGAGGAAGAATCCGCTGCCGTCGCCGAGGAGCCTGCCAACGAGATTTGCATGACAAACCCATCGGTGAACAAGACCATCACTCTGGATGAGCTCAAAGCGCATGACAGCGAGTCCCAGCCGTGGTTCGTTGTCGATGGGCAAGTCTACGATGGTATCAAGTTTCTTGAAGGGCACCCGGGTGGTGCAGCCTCAATCATCGGGGCAGCAGGTCAGGATTGCAGCGAGGAGTTCCTGACAATTC ACTCGGAAAATGCAAAGGCCATGATGCCAGAATACCACATCGGCTCGCTTGATGAGAAGTCAAGAAGCCTACTAGCCGAGCCAGAGTCAACCCAACCCGAATCCACAGAACCGCGTCCTGTCTTTTTGCAGTCAAGAACGTGGTCCAAGGCACTATTGCAGGAAAAGATAAGCGTTAGTGGCGACTCCAAAATATTCAGCTTCAAGCTCGACCACGCAGAGCAGGCCATCGGGCTTCCCGTCGGCCAGCACCTGATGATGAGACTGCGCGACCCGGCGACGAGGGAAGCAATCATTCGTGCCTACACACCGCTCTCGGACTGCGTAGTCGAGAAGGGCCTCTTGAGGGTTTTGGTCAAGATTTACTACAAGTCGGCCGGGATGGAGGGCGGAAAGATGACACAGGCGCTTGACCATCTCCCTGTCGGGCACTGGGTCGACTTCAAGGGGCCTGTGGGACGGTTCGAGTACCTCGGAAAGGGCAAATGTCGGGTGTCCGGCAAGGAGAGAAGCGTGCGCCGATTCATCATGATCTGTGGTGGATCGGGCGTGACGCCCATCTTCCAGGTGTTCCGAGCTGTCATGCAGGACAAGGAGGATCAGACAAGGTGTCTTGTGCTGGATGGCAACCGAACAGAGGAAGACATCCTCTGCAAGGACGAACTCGACAAGCTGGCGGTCGGCAACGAGGACAGGTGTCGGCTTGTCTACAGCCTCAGCAAGCCTTCCGAGAGCTGGACGGGCGCCAAGGGCAGGATGGATCGTGCCTTGTTTGAGAAGGAATTGGGTGTCTCCGGTAGCAACAGCCAAGACATGGTACTGATCTGCGGGCCGGAGAGCATGGAGAAAAGCGTGAAACAGATTCTCACACAAGAGTTGGGCTGGAAGGATGATgatttgttgtttttctgA